taaaaacaaatcagggaaaatatttcttcactcaacgtagagTGATCTGGTAGCCgttttagtccacttttaaaggtaatcaatagaaataaaataaaacagagaaaagaaaataagatgataccttatgttcaataaaaaaggtatcatcttactttcttttctacattttattttatttctattgattaccttcactcaatgtgtaattaaactctggaatttgttgccagagaatgtggtaaaagcagttagcagggtttaaaaaaggtttggatatcatcctaaaaaaatggccataagccattattaagatagacttgggaaaatccactgcttatttcttggaaaagAGTGTTTttgaacttgaaaatctaaaggtggataaagccatgggtcTGGACGGGATCTGTTcgaggatattgagggagctcagagaggttctggtgggtcctcttaaatatttgtttaataaatccttggaggcggggaggttctgtgggattggagaacggctgtgatccctcttcacaaaagtggtgacagagaagatgctggaaacTACATGCCAGTAAGCCTCATGGGGAAGGGGCGAGAATGGGGACAAAGCCCCTGGggtcagggacaaactttgcccctgtgccattttctactttgaagcctgatgcagacgacgatattttgattttttggaaaaacaagcaaacatgctggccacaactagcaaataggggatcctgtacatcctgctaccagcacatcttctaagaagacaaattgcttgtttttcttattgttttctattGGTGATTTATAAATAGTTGCATAGCatcttgttcctttttatactttaataaaaagatttaaatataaaattataagtgttcaaggcttctacagatgagaacagagcccacggggacaggacggggacagagacagaacctgcggggacagggacaaactttgtctccgtgtcattctctactaagaAAGGAGTGGCTTAGCTTCAAGATAGTTGGCAAGTTGTAAAGCGGCGTGAATAATCCATACAAGGAACTACTTACTCCTTCATTGTGTAAATCCTCTCAAGAAAGTTTGGTTAAAACGAAAGAGATGGATCAGAGACTTATAAAAGTTGAAACAGCATTTCGAAGGAGCAAACTGTTGTTACCTTGCAATCCACTGCAGCTTCTGCTGTTAAGGACAGTTGGCCGATTCATTCACACCTGGAAGCTCTGGAAAATAaaatctcaggggtccttttaactgAAGGGTTGCCGTGCGGTGGCAGCTCCAACCCGAACGCGCAGCATTTCcagcgctagtggaaatattggaaaaatatttccgcagggggttactgCTAAGTTAGTGACGGAACCCTTACTCCCACCTAGATACTtatcgcacggccatttcttttttggggaCTCTGCAAGCATCAAAAATACGCACTGAcgttagcgcaggcccccttttactgcagcttagtaaaagggccccttaagaccCTTAAATTTTCTAGTGATTCATTATCTGGCTCCTTTACAGCTTCTGAAACTGTATCTAAAGAATATTGTTGGGTATCCTCATGCAGCTGTTCTATCTGTCGAGGGTATATTTTATGTTCAAAGAAGCTCAATCCACATAAGAGGAGAGGGTGAAATGGACCAAGTACTGTCTAGTCCTGTAGAAAGTTTAGATTTATCTCAATTTTTGGAGTCACAGGATTTGATAGCAAAAAAGAGCTAGTCTTCTGGTTACATTTTCCTCTAAAATTGAAACCCCCCAATATTCTTAAATTATATTTCTCCAAAAAATCTGTACCTTTCTGTGGTCACCAAATTtatttgtttcctgatgtctccaggcAGAAGCAATTATGTAGAAAGCAGTTGCCACACTTAAAAGTAAAGTTTTGGCTGTGGGAGCgacttttttccttaaatttcccCGTAAATGCCTTCAAGAGGGAAGCAATAGTTATATTTTGGGGAATTGTTTCTTTCTGATAAACCGGTACTTGCTAATCAGCTTTTTGAGGTTTTGGAGTGATAGATTAATATATTTGCATCGCCTGCTCTGCTTTACAGTGTTCCCATTTTCCTCTTGAGTTTCCAGCTTCCTCGTTAGCCTACTGCACTTTCCTAGATGTGGACTAAGCCTATGTATcgttttgtttattattatttttctaattttggaATTATTCTTGGATGTTTCTCTACTCTTTTATCTGtggtaatggaggaaaaagacctcaggagCGGTAGAAGCTCTGAAGATCAGTGGCTTAACACACCTTACAGACCAGCGGTACTTCCGAATTGCCACAGAGCAAGCCTGCAATAGGTCCctttatacatttgttttaaaccATTTTTCTCTCCGGTGACACCCTATAGGCCATTGCAGCTTCACTTCTAAAACATTTAGAATATTTAACTGGTTTATTGTATAAGTCATTTCATGTCGTTGCAGCTCGATATGGCATTCAGgaaaatttaaatggtttctcttttGTATGATTCATTATATGCCATTTGCATCTCGGTCTCTGTAACCAGCCCACCATACACTCACCGTGAGGTTTAACCTCTTCACACCACCTCTGCGATGGGGACGTCTTACCCCCAAAATTCTCACACATCCAGCTGTCAAATTCAGCAAGattctctttatttttcttaatTCAAGCAGCAGACAAAAATTCCATCCGTCCCATATTCCATAACCATCTTTCCCATCTTCTAACTTGTTTCTATGTCATGTCCAGCTACAGTTTTTTCTCTAAATTCCTAACATTGCAGAGACAGTTTGCTCCTGGTACCTTCCTTATCTGCTTAGAATACAAGCTTAGAAGCAGTGGAAATAATGAACAGAATAAATGTTAAAGTACATATCTCCATACAGGCTTACCTTAATGAAATTTATATAAGTAAAGCTAATATAATTCAAATATGTAACTCCCTGCCCAGAAGAGCTTATAATGTTACTATTTTTACAATGCTTAAAGTGCAATGAACTCCTGAACACTCTGTACCGAACTGCCACACAGTGCACACATACTGGTCCACAATCCTTGCTCTTAAGCATGTCTTAATGCCTTAAACTATGTGACAGGCCTATGCAATCCCTTTTTTCAGATTTCCTAGTTGTTTGTGCAGGCCATTGGCCTGCTCTGACCTTCCTCTCTGACAGTAACTGAACATGTATAACATCTTGAATATTTACGTGGTTTTTCTACTGTGATTTATTGCAAGCCGAGTCAGATGGTTCTTccctctgaaacatttatcacattctaaacatttaaatggtttccctCCCATATGAGTCCTTTTGTGCTATTTCAATTGGACCTTCTTATTAAAACATTTATCAAATACTtaatattaaaatgttttttcttccttATGAGTTTTCGTGAACATTCTCCTTGGCCTtccttctgaaacatttatcacatttggAACACTTATGGTTTGTCTCCCATATGAGTCCTTTCGTGGTGTTTCAGTTTGTCCTTCCTATGGTaatatttatcacattctgaacattgaaatggtttctctcccatatGAGTCCTTTTGTGCCGTATCAGTTGGTCCTTCCTATGGAAACATTTAACACATTCTGAACATGGAAATGGTTTCTTTCCTGTATGAGCCATTTTGTGACGTTTCATCTTGGCCTTGGttatgaaacatttatcacattctgaacagttaaatggcttctctcctgtatgagttctttcatgattttTCAGCTCGGCCTTGAttatgaaacatttatcacattctgaacattgaaaaggtttctctcctgtatgagtcatttTGTGCCTTTTCAGGTTCACCTTGGTTGAAAAACATTTATCACactctgaacattgaaatggtttcccTCCTGTATGAGTCATTTTGTGCTGTTTCATCGTACCCTTGGTTCTGAACCATTTATtgcattctgaacattgaaatggtttctctcctgtatgagttcttttgTGATTTTTCAGGTTGAACttgcttttgaaacatttatcacattctgaacagctaaatggtttctctcctgtatgagtcttTTGTGTTGTTTCATCGTACCCTTGGTTCTAAACCATTTATCACagtctgaacattgaaatggtttctctcctgtatgggtcATTTTGTGGATTTCCAGGTTTCCCTTGGTTCTGAACCCACATTCagaacagttaaatggtttctctgCTGTATAAGTCATTTCGTGACATTTCAGGTGCCCTTTGACGCTAAaagatttatcacattctgaacatgcAAATGGTCCATTATGAGTCATTTTGTGGCTTTCCAGGTTCACCTTGGTTctcaaacatttatcacattctgaacatttacatGGTTTTTCACAGTTTCCAGAGTATccagatgggttagttttgtgcataccttgacagtcatgaacttcagtccTAAGCCCACTGATCTGGTGCTCAATAAAATTGGACTCGGTAGTAAAGGTTTCCCAAACAtcagcacttttaaaatctctctcACTGTTGAGTCTTCCAGGTTGTACAAGTCTTGGGAAAAAGCTACAGTTTCTCTTTTGTCTTTCTAATCTTTCTCCTTTCTGAGCTGCTGCTTTCTCATCGGTTGGTATTATGCTACCGATACCTCCTTCACAGTCTGCTGAAGGATCTGTGCTGTCTCTGGAGGAGTCTTCTTGTTTCCATTCCTCTTTCTGCTGCTCATCGCACATTCTCACTCTTTCACTCTCATTCCCAAATCCATCATCTGTTGGATAAAGAGTACGATCATTAATTTTACAGCTATGGAAAAGTATATACTTAAGGTGGGCAGGCGCGAGGAGAATGTGCACCTACCCCAGAAAATCCACTGGAGCACCTGGGCTACAGGTAGAACTGAGGGGTGGGGAGGATGGAACATTGTCAAGAGAGCTGGGGGGAGgttgaaataaaaaaattaaaaataagttatgtgggtgccagcccgATATTCAGTAGTTCATGTCCTATGTGAGCCAGCCGACACCTGCATAACCCAGGGCTCCTCCTATATGCCTCCCCCTCATAACCGCCCCTTATTTTGTGAGcgatcagaggcaatattcagggtACCGGTACTACCTGCTTTAATGCCACTGAACATTGGGGGTTAGGCAGCCCCAGGGGATTCTTGAGAATAAGTCCTAGTTAATCTGAAGGGTACAGATTTAGAGGTATGAAGAtattaaaggtaaaattatgtatcatacctgataattttctttccattaatcatagctgatcaatccatagactggtgggttgtgtccatctaccagcacgtggagatagagagcaatccttttgcctccctatatgtggtcatgtgctgccggaaactcctcagtatgtcgatatccaagctccatccgcaggactcagcacttagagaattacacccacaaagggacactctgcccagctcaccaccgccgaaacgggggaggggaattaacccagctcatccccacacaagtgggggaggggaatccgtccagctcatccccgcggagcgggggagggacaccacacctgccgatgcggggggatctggcttatcctgcaaccgcaaccgcgggaggagctgactgaccctaacaccgccgaagcaggaggggtacaaagctgcccaactgccgcacgaagcgggagggagcgccggcagaatttaagtctcaatccagccccgtaaaacggaggggagaggaatgcagcagctcactgtaacacaaattcgtctcaactcttgaagaatccattgaaaaacttgaacaggaagtcctcctgatcaggaactgaagactaaacttgaacctgaaatgcaaccagaatataaacaatacagatatctggaggggctatggattgatcagctatgattaatggaaagaaaattatcaggtatgatacataattttaccttccatatcatcatgctgatcaatccatagactggtgggatgtaccgaagcagtactcacccagggcgggacattgaaatccctgaccgcaacactgaagctccaaaccgggcctccgcccgagcagccacagtcaagcggtaatgcctggagaaggtatgggccaatgcccaagttgccgccttgcaaatctcttccaaggagaaggacccggcctctgccatcgaggccgcctgagctctagtggagtgagccttcagctggataggcggcaccttccccgcggccacataagccgctgcaatggcttccttgacccatcttgccactgtaggcttagcagcctgcagacccttacgaggacctgcaaacaggacaaacagatgatccgacttccggaaatcattggtcacttccaagtatctgatgatgactcgtctcacatccagatatttgagagcagagtattcctctgggtagtcctctctacgaaaggaagggagacagagctgctgattcacatggaagcgagaaacaatcttgggcaggaaggaaggcactgtgcgaatagacactcctgcctcagtgaactgcagaaagggctctcgacatgagagtgcctggagctcggaaactcttctggctgaagtgatagccaccaaaaagactgctttcaacgtcaggtcttgcagagatgccctcgacaagggttcaaaaggcggcttctgcaaggctcttagcaccaggttgagattccacgcaggcaccactgagtgcagaggagggcgcaggtgattaactcccttgagaaagcgcaccacatctggctgcgaagcaagggaagcacccttcaggtggcctctgaagcaagccagagccgctacctggactttaagggaactgagcgacaggcctttctccagaccttcttgcaggaacgccaacactgaagaaattggagcagtgaagggagaaagtgagcctgcttcacaccacgctgcaaatatacgccaaaccacggcgtaagcagtagaagtagagcgcttcctcgctctcagcatagtggtgatgaccttgtctgagaagcccatctttctcagacgctgccgctcaatagccaggccgtaagaccaaagggggagggatcctccatcaccacgggaccctgatgcaacaggccctgctccactggcagccgcagaggatcgtccactgagagcctgatcaagtccgcataccagggacatctgggccagtccggacccaccaggattatccggcccggatgctttgccacccggtctagcaccctgcccaacatgggccagggtgggaacacatagagaagctcctgtgtcggccactgttggagaagagcatctactcccagggatcgagggtcccgtcctctgctgaaaaagcgcggcacttggcaattggccgatgacgccatcagatctaggctcggctggccccagcgcttcgtgatgtccaagaacgcctgagcagatagctgccactctctgggatccaaggtatggcgactgagaaagtccgccttgacattcatgactccggcaatgtgggccgctgacagctgttccaggttcgcttccgcccactggcatagattcatggcctccttggctagaggggcgctcttggtacctccctggcggttgacataggccacagccgtggcattgtccgacaggacccgtactggcttcaacgccagtaccgggatgaactccaaaagcgccaaccgattggctctgagttccaggaggttgatagaccactttgcctctgcaggagaccagagcccctgcgctgtccttcccaagcagtgggctccccagcccgacaaagaggcgtccgtcgtgacgacaatccactccggggtcaccagaggcattcctgcagacaacttgtctgtctgcagccaccagctcagcgtcttgcgcactgctgggtccaagggaaggcgcacagcataatcctccgacaccggagtccagcgctgcagcagagagtgttgtagtggtctcatatgagccctggcccagggcactacttccatcgtggccgtcatagagcccaacagctgcacatagtcccaagcccgaagatgagaggctactaggaactggtccacatgagcctgaagtttgacaatccgattgtctggcaggaacactctgcccacttgggtgtcgaatcgaactcccagatactccagggactgagtcgggcgcagctggctcttctcccagttgatgatccaccccagggagctcaaaagagcaaccacccggtccacagctttgccgcactctgcataagagggggctcggatcaaccagtcgtccagataaggatggacttgtactccttcctttcgcaggaaggccgcgatgaccaccatgactttggagaaggtccgcggagcagtagccaacccaaaagggagggctctgaactggaagtgtcggcccaggactgcaaaacgcagaaagcgttgatgaggaggccagatgggaatatgcaggtacgcttccttgatgtccaaggaagccaagaactcccctgccttcactgccgctataacagagcggagagtctccatgcgaaagtgccgcactttcaaggcccgattgacccctttgaggtcgaggataggccggacagaacctcctttctttggtaccacaaagtaaatggagtaacgtctcttgccaatctgattttctggcaccggaacgaccgcacccaggcgtatcaggttgtccaaggtctgctgcactgccacagctttgaccggagacttgcagggagagagtacaaacccgtctcttaagggtcggcagaactctagcttgtagccgtctctgatgacttccagaacccaagcgtctgaagttaccctggtccactcgcccagaaacgaggacaggcgtcctccaatctgcactgggccatggaccagggccccgtcattgggtacgagaccctgggggaggaccggagggcgcacctccgggacggcggtctctgcgaaaggaatgctgcttgggggagaagttccttttgaaggaagagggggcagaggagcccgacttgcccgggcggtaccgacaggcttcctgaaaccgtcctctggagttaccagggcgagcaccactggcccgagccctgacctctggtaaccctcttgcccttagacgtgccgagatcggtcacaattttgtccagctcgaccccaaagagcagcttgcctttaaaaggcaacttagccaggcgggacttagatgcgtggtcagcagaccaatgcttcagtcaaagccaccgccgcgcagagactgtctgagccatacctttagccgaggctctcaagacatcatacagtaagtctgccaaataagccaggcccgattccagggccggccagtcagccctcaaggaaggatccaagggggaagcccgctgcacaatcgtcaggcacgccctggccacataggagccacaaactgaggcctgcaaacttaaagcagccgcctcgaaggacgatcttaaggccacctccaatcttctgtcttgggcgtcctttagggccgtgccaccttccaccggcaacgccgttttcttagtcactgcagtgattaaagaatccacggtaggccaaagaaaggtctcccgttcactttcaggcaaaggatagaggcgggacatagccctagccactttgaggctcgcttccgggacatcccattgagccgaaatcaaggtgcgcatggcatcatgcacgtggaaggttctaggcgggtgcttcgtccccagcataatggcggagccaacaggggctgagggagagacgtcctctggagaggaaatc
This genomic interval from Microcaecilia unicolor chromosome 1, aMicUni1.1, whole genome shotgun sequence contains the following:
- the LOC115463006 gene encoding zinc finger protein 501-like yields the protein MWEGGNRGKASGQLERARLQTLPSNAAEEGDDLPIVTSVFSLSIKQEEDVPFMENPESQMSEQTLPSITDDGFGNESERVRMCDEQQKEEWKQEDSSRDSTDPSADCEGGIGSIIPTDEKAAAQKGERLERQKRNCSFFPRLVQPGRLNSERDFKSADVWETFTTESNFIEHQISGLRTEVHDCQGMHKTNPSGYSGNCEKPCKCSECDKCLRTKNQGYDETTQKTHTGEKPFSCSECDKCFKSKFNLKNHKRTHTGEKPFQCSECNKWFRTKGTMKQHKMTHTGGKPFQCSECDKCFSTKVNLKRHKMTHTGEKPFQCSECDKCFIIKAELKNHERTHTGEKPFNCSECDKCFITKAKMKRHKMAHTGKKPFPCSECVKCFHRKDQLIRHKRTHMGEKPFQCSECDKYYHRKDKLKHHERTHMGDKP